From a region of the Daphnia pulicaria isolate SC F1-1A chromosome 1, SC_F0-13Bv2, whole genome shotgun sequence genome:
- the LOC124328130 gene encoding putative ankyrin repeat protein RF_0381 isoform X2 encodes MAEPLSSMDEINDVLRQGVDINCVNGEGLTPLLQLTKRGHSRKDFMDAIRLLLNQEGIDVNCKDQEGWNALFYLCRLYHQKNLVDIVRLLIQHGIDVTWKNQLRQNALLILCLYYPQENLIDIVRLLIDNGIDIHWQDKDEWNALMFLCTNYYGDNLIDLVQLLIGNGIDVNCRTQVGWNALHCLCKNYKNNNLIGIVRLFIEAGIDINCVNHGGWNALQILCGNYAEENLINAVQLFIDNGIDVNCRNNDGWNALYCLCKNYKNVNLIDIARILIRNEIVVNCRTQDGWNALHILCGSYAGKNLINVVQLFIDNRIDVNCRTKDGWNALHSLCKRYKNINLIDVVRLLIKAGIDINCVNHDGWNALQILCGNYAEENLIDVVQLFIDNRIDVNCRTKDGWNALHGLCKNYKNFNIIDLIRLLIGAGIDINCRNQRGWNALHIFCANYVDENLTEVVQFFIDNGIKINGKIYGHSGWNALHILCRHNSSIKLIDTL; translated from the coding sequence ATGGCGGAGCCACTTTCAAGTATGGATGAAATCAACGACGTGTTACGCCAAGGTGTCGATATCAATTGCGTAAATGGAGAAGGGTTGACGCCACTTCTCCAACTGACAAAGAGAGGCCACTCAAGGAAAGATTTTATGGATGCGATCCGACTCTTGTTGAATCAAGAAGGAATAGACGTGAATTGCAAGGATCAAGAAGGGTGGAATGCCCTGTTTTATTTGTGTCGGCTCTATCACCAGAAGAACCTCGTCGACATAGTCAGGTTATTAATACAACACGGAATCGACGTTACCTGGAAAAACCAATTACGCCAAAATGCCTTATTGATACTGTGCCTCTATTACCCACAAGAGAACTTGATAGATATCGTCCGTCTTTTAATTGACAACGGCATTGATATTCACTGGCAGGACAAGGACGAATGGAATGCCCTAATGTTTTTATGCACCAATTATTACGGTgataatttgattgatttagttcaactCCTTATTGGAAACGGAATCGATGTtaactgcagaacacaagtCGGATGGAATGCCCTACATTGCTTGTGTAAAAATTACAAGAATAATAACTTAATTGGTATTGTTCGACTTTTCATTGAGGCCGGAATCGATATCAACTGCGTCAACCACGGCGGATGGAACGCCCTCCAAATTCTATGTGGAAATTACGCAGAAGAAAATCTGATTAACGCCGTTCAACTTTTTATCGATAATGGgatcgacgtcaattgcagAAACAATGACGGCTGGAATGCTCTATATTGCTTATGTAAAAACTACAAGAATGTTAACTTAATTGATATTGCTCGAATTTTGATTAGAAACGAAATCGTTGTTAACTGCAGAACCCAAGACGGATGGAACGCCCTCCATATTTTATGTGGAAGTTACGCGGGAAAAAATCTGATTAACGTAGTTCAACTTTTTATCGACAATAGgatcgacgtcaattgcagAACAAAAGACGGGTGGAATGCTTTACATAGCTTGTGTAAAAGATATAAGAATATTAACTTAATCGATGTTGTCAGACTTTTGATTAAGGCCGGAATTGATATCAACTGCGTCAATCACGACGGATGGAACGCCCTCCAAATTCTATGTGGAAATTACGCAGAAGAAAATCTGATTGACGTAGTTCAGCTTTTCATCGACAATAGgatcgacgtcaattgcagAACCAAAgacggatggaatgctctcCATGGCTTGTGTAAAAATTACAAGAATTTCAACATCATTGATTTAATTCGGCTTCTAATTGGGGCTGGAATTGATATCAACTGCAGAAACCAACGCGGATGGAACGCCCTCCATATTTTTTGCGCAAATTACGTGGATGAAAATCTGACTGAAGTAGTTCAGTTTTTTATCGACAACGGAATCAAAATCAACGGAAAAATCTACGGACATAGCGGCTGGAATGCTCTTCATATTCTGTGTAGGCACAATTCAAGCATCAAACTGATCGACACACTGTGA
- the LOC124328130 gene encoding putative ankyrin repeat protein RF_0381 isoform X3, whose amino-acid sequence MPTQSAPVTHQVQLFKLMAEPLSSMDEINDVLRQGVDINCVNGEGLTPLLQLTKRGHSRKDFMDAIRLLLNQEGIDVNCKDQEGWNALFYLCRLYHQKNLVDIVRLLIQHGIDVTWKNQLRQNALLILCLYYPQENLIDIVRLLIDNGIDIHWQDKDEWNALMFLCTNYYGDNLIDLVQLLIGNGIDVNCRTQVGWNALHCLCKNYKNNNLIGIVRLFIEAGIDINCVNHGGWNALQILCGNYAEENLINAVQLFIDNGIDVNCRNNDGWNALYCLCKNYKNVNLIDIARILIRNEIVVNCRTQDGWNALHILCGSYAGKNLINVVQLFIDNRIDVNCRTKDGLLIKAGIDINCVNHDGWNALQILCGNYAEENLIDVVQLFIDNRIDVNCRTKDGWNALHGLCKNYKNFNIIDLIRLLIGAGIDINCRNQRGWNALHIFCANYVDENLTEVVQFFIDNGIKINGKIYGHSGWNALHILCRHNSSIKLIDTL is encoded by the exons ATGCCTACTCAAAGTGCACCAGTCACACATcag GTTCAACTGTTCAAGTTAATGGCGGAGCCACTTTCAAGTATGGATGAAATCAACGACGTGTTACGCCAAGGTGTCGATATCAATTGCGTAAATGGAGAAGGGTTGACGCCACTTCTCCAACTGACAAAGAGAGGCCACTCAAGGAAAGATTTTATGGATGCGATCCGACTCTTGTTGAATCAAGAAGGAATAGACGTGAATTGCAAGGATCAAGAAGGGTGGAATGCCCTGTTTTATTTGTGTCGGCTCTATCACCAGAAGAACCTCGTCGACATAGTCAGGTTATTAATACAACACGGAATCGACGTTACCTGGAAAAACCAATTACGCCAAAATGCCTTATTGATACTGTGCCTCTATTACCCACAAGAGAACTTGATAGATATCGTCCGTCTTTTAATTGACAACGGCATTGATATTCACTGGCAGGACAAGGACGAATGGAATGCCCTAATGTTTTTATGCACCAATTATTACGGTgataatttgattgatttagttcaactCCTTATTGGAAACGGAATCGATGTtaactgcagaacacaagtCGGATGGAATGCCCTACATTGCTTGTGTAAAAATTACAAGAATAATAACTTAATTGGTATTGTTCGACTTTTCATTGAGGCCGGAATCGATATCAACTGCGTCAACCACGGCGGATGGAACGCCCTCCAAATTCTATGTGGAAATTACGCAGAAGAAAATCTGATTAACGCCGTTCAACTTTTTATCGATAATGGgatcgacgtcaattgcagAAACAATGACGGCTGGAATGCTCTATATTGCTTATGTAAAAACTACAAGAATGTTAACTTAATTGATATTGCTCGAATTTTGATTAGAAACGAAATCGTTGTTAACTGCAGAACCCAAGACGGATGGAACGCCCTCCATATTTTATGTGGAAGTTACGCGGGAAAAAATCTGATTAACGTAGTTCAACTTTTTATCGACAATAGgatcgacgtcaattgcagAACAAAAGACGG ACTTTTGATTAAGGCCGGAATTGATATCAACTGCGTCAATCACGACGGATGGAACGCCCTCCAAATTCTATGTGGAAATTACGCAGAAGAAAATCTGATTGACGTAGTTCAGCTTTTCATCGACAATAGgatcgacgtcaattgcagAACCAAAgacggatggaatgctctcCATGGCTTGTGTAAAAATTACAAGAATTTCAACATCATTGATTTAATTCGGCTTCTAATTGGGGCTGGAATTGATATCAACTGCAGAAACCAACGCGGATGGAACGCCCTCCATATTTTTTGCGCAAATTACGTGGATGAAAATCTGACTGAAGTAGTTCAGTTTTTTATCGACAACGGAATCAAAATCAACGGAAAAATCTACGGACATAGCGGCTGGAATGCTCTTCATATTCTGTGTAGGCACAATTCAAGCATCAAACTGATCGACACACTGTGA
- the LOC124328130 gene encoding putative ankyrin repeat protein RF_0381 isoform X5 has protein sequence MPTQSAPVTHQEPLSSMDEINDVLRQGVDINCVNEEGLTPLLQLIKRSHSRKDLMDVIQILLNQEGIDVNCKDQEGWNALFYLCRLYHQNNLVDIVRLLIHHGIDVTWKNQLRQNALLILCLHYKQENLIDVVRLLIDNGIDIHWQDKDEWNALMFLCTNYFGENLIDLVQLLIGNGIDVNCRTQFGWSALHGLCKNYKNNNLIDIVWLLIEAGIDINCSNNGGWNALHILCGNYEEENLIGVVQLFIDNGIDVNCRTEDGWNALHSLCKTCKNLNFINVVRILIEAGIDINCVNHDGWNALQILCGNYAEENLINVVQLLIDNKIDVKCTTKDGWNALHGLCKNYKNINIIGIIRLLIEAGIDINCRNQRGWNALHILCANYVEENLTDVVQFLIDNGIEINGKIYGHSGWNALHILCRYNSSIKLIDTLRLLIRAGIDMNCQSKASNSPQLLIRQNYKQENMEEIIALLNKRS, from the exons ATGCCTACTCAAAGTGCACCAGTCACACATcag GAGCCACTTTCAAGCATGGATGAAATCAACGACGTGTTACGCCAAGGTGTCGATATCAATTGCGTAAATGAAGAAGGGTTGACGCCACTTCTCCAACTGATAAAGAGAAGCCATTCCAGGAAAGATTTGATGGATGTTATTCAAATCTTGTTGAATCAAGAAGGAATAGACGTGAATTGTAAGGATCAAGAAGGATGGAATGCCCTGTTTTATTTGTGTCGGCTCTATCACCAGAACAACCTGGTCGACATCGTCAGATTGTTGATACATCACGGAATCGACGTTACCTGGAAAAATCAATTACGCCAAAATGCCTTATTGATACTGTGCCTGCattacaaacaagaaaacttgATAGATGTTGTTCGTCTTTTAATTGACAACGGCATTGATATTCACTGGCAGGACAAGGACGAATGGAATGCCCTAATGTTTTTATGCACCAATTATTTCGgtgaaaatttgattgatttagttcaactCCTTATTGGAAACGGAATCGATGTTAACTGCAGAACCCAATTCGGGTGGAGTGCTCTCCATGGCTTgtgtaaaaattacaaaaataataacttaatTGATATTGTTTGGCTCCTGATTGAGGCCGGCATTGATATCAACTGCTCCAACAACGGTGGATGGAACGCCCTCCATATTTTGTGTGGGAattatgaagaagaaaatctgattGGCGTGGTTCAGCTATTCATCGACAATGGGATCGACGTCAACTGTAGAACCGAAGACGGGTGGAATGCCCTACATAGCTTGTGTAAAACATGTAAGAATCTTAACTTTATTAACGTTGTTCGAATTTTGATTGAGGCTGGAATTGATATCAACTGCGTCAATCACGACGGATGGAACGCCCTCCAAATTCTATGTGGAAATTACGCAGAAGAAAATCTGATTAACGTAGTTCAGCTTTTGATAGACAATAAGATCGACGTCAAATGCACAACCAAAgacggatggaatgctctcCATGGCTTGTGCAAAAATTACAAGAATATTAACATCATTGGCATAATTCGGCTTCTGATTGAGGCTGGAATTGATATCAACTGCAGAAACCAACGCGGATGGAACGCCCTCCATATTTTGTGCGCAAATTACGTGGAAGAAAATCTGACTGACGTAGTTCAGTTTTTAATTGACAACGGAATTGAAATCAACGGCAAAATCTACGGACATAGCGGCTGGAATGCTCTTCATATTTTGTGTAGGTACAATTCAAGCATCAAACTTATCGACACACTGCGACTGTTGATTCGAGCTGGGATTGACATGAATTGCCAGTCAAAAGCATCTAATAGTCCTCAATTACTTATTCgacaaaattacaaacaagaaaacatggAAGAAATTATTGCGCTTCTTAACAAAAGGAGTTAA
- the LOC124320896 gene encoding UDP-glycosyltransferase UGT5-like encodes MFFPGIAECILLVLTIICSGAAHNILVLTPITTPSHSNVFEPLVAQLADRGHFVTYWNGLLPSDKSDKSSWVMKSNQTTIANSSNLRLLTSPNLVRLNSQHEIDFNDRDSPFRLLFRMPGTLEKYCKAIYEDPVFHWLMNSKERYDLIILDGFSNDCTLLLAEVFDVPFIYLNCFPPTPWLLYAIGSPLAMDHFPNPSGTRDKMDLWQRTFNVVTGLGGLFIYNWHILPTIDRVASRVLGKHNLTPILDIQSRRLSLLMTNTHFSINFQLPTSPAVVEVGGLHLGGKLKRLPKDLVSFLDGSGDAGFIIVSFGSMLRGDGLPKDFRRLFLSVFARLPQRVVWKWEDQSKLGESEELIPSNVKTISWLPQKELLSHRNARLFISHGGLLSKQETIFNGVPAIFLPVWADQPINAQKAEDDGYAIRLCWDELTEEILYNAIQAILTNPRYAKRMQHVSALMQDQIDKPMDRAIYWIEYVIRHQGAPHLRNASRDLMLPQRALLDVMCIFFIFTSSMIYVIYRLCLFCSALYRWKDMMIGLHKKDD; translated from the exons atgttCTTCCCAGGTATTGCCGAATGTATTTTACTTGTGTTAACAATTATCTGCTCCGGTGCGGCCCACAATATTCTCGTCCTAACGCCCATCACTACGCCCAGCCACAGCAATGTATTTGAACCGCTGGTGGCTCAACTGGCCGATCGTGGCCACTTTGTTACTTACTGGAACGGATTATTGCCATCAGACAAATCCGACAAATCGAGTTGGGTGATGAAAAGCAATCAGACGACTATAGCCAATAGCTCCAATTTGCGACTTTTAACTTCTCCGAATTTGGTGAGGCTCAACAGCCAACATGAAATCGACTTCAACGATCGTGACAGCCCATTTCGTCTCCTATTCAGAATGCCGGGCACACTTGAGAAATATTGCAAGGCCATCTATGAGGATCCCGTTTTTCATTGGCTAATGAACTCGAAGGAGCGATACGATCTCATAATCCTCGACGGGTTTTCCAACGATTGCACTTTACTGTTGGCCGAAGTCTTTGATGTGCCATTTATTTACCTGAACTGTTTCCCTCCCACTCCGTGGCTTCTGTACGCCATCGGCTCACCACTGGCCATGGATCACTTCCCAAATCCTTCCGGAACAAGAGACAAGATGGATTTATGGCAGCGAACGTTCAACGTAGTGACCGGCTTGGGTGGACTCTTCATTTACAATTGGCACATCCTGCCCACGATAGATCGTGTCGCGTCACGAGTGTTAGGCAAACACAACTTAACGCCCATCTTGGACATTCAAAGTCGTCGCTTGAGTCTTTTAATGACCAACACACATTTCAGCATTAATTTCCAGCTTCCAACTTCACCGGCCGTCGTAGAAGTCGGTGGATTGCACTTGGGTGGCAAGCTCAAAAGACTACCTAAG GACTTGGTCTCGTTTCTCGACGGTTCCGGTGACGCTGGATTCATCATAGTCAGTTTTGGCTCAATGTTGAGAGGCGACGGTCTCCCGAAAGATTTCCGTCGTTTATTTTTGTCCGTTTTTGCCCGACTGCCCCAACGAGTCGTGTGGAAATGGGAGGATCAAAGCAAATTAGGAGAAAGCGAAGAATTGATCCCGTCCAACGTCAAAACCATTTCTTGGTTGCCGCAAAAGGAATTGTTGAGCCATCGAAATGCTCGACTTTTCATCTCGCATGGCGGACTCCTCAGTAAACAAGAGACCATCTTTAACGGTGTTCCTGCCATCTTTTTGCCTGTCTGGGCTGACCAGCCGATCAACGCCCAAAAAGCCGAAGACGATGGGTACGCCATTCGTCTGTGCTGGGACGAATTAACCGAGGAAATACTTTACAATGCCATCCAAGCTATTCTGACTAATCCGAG GTATGCCAAGAGAATGCAGCATGTGTCTGCACTGATGCAAGACCAGATTGATAAACCAATGGACCGAGCCATTTACTGGATAGAATACGTCATCCGTCACCAGGGCGCGCCACATTTACGGAATGCATCCAGGGATCTTATGCTACCCCAACGAGCCTTGCTAGATGTGATgtgcattttctttattttcacttCTTCCATGATCTACGTGATCTACcgtctttgtcttttttgcTCCGCATTATACCGTTGGAAAGATATGATGATTGGATTGCACAAAAAAGATGATTGA
- the LOC124320889 gene encoding thymidylate kinase-like has protein sequence MIKRGALIVLEGCDRSGKTTQCQKAIRWLQESNKEAHLMRFPDRSTIIGSLINKYLECSTELDDHAIHLLFSANRWELLPDIKKLLQKGTNVIVDRYSYSGIAFSAAKPNMDLRWCQQSDSGLLKPDLVIFLDIDPVEAQTRGQYGSERYENLEMQKVVRSNYLKLQDESWRVVDASRSMEEVGRDVCRLVQEALDNITPDSALKQLWI, from the exons atgataaaaagagGCGCACTCATCGTATTAGAAGGATGTGATCGGTCAGGAAAAACTACTCAATGTCAAAAG GCAATCAGGTGGTTACAAGAAAGCAACAAAGAAGCTCATCTAATGAGATTTCCAG ATCGATCAACTATCATTG GGAGTCTTATCAATAAATACTTGGAATGCAGCACAGAATTAGATGATCATGCAATCCATTTGCTCTTTTCAGCCAATCGATGGGAACTGTT GccagacattaaaaaattattgcagAAAGGCACAAATGTTATCGTGGATCGTTACTCATATTCGGGAATTGCCTTCTCTGCCGCAAAACCT AACATGGACTTAAGGTGGTGCCAACAATCAGACAGTGGTTTGTTGAAACCTGATCTGGTAATATTTCTTGATATTGATCCCGTTGAGGCACAAACTAGGGGACAGTATGGATCTGAACGCTACGAAAATCTCGAGATGCAGAAAGTTGTCCGATCAAACTATCTGAAGCTTCAAGATGAATCATGGAGG gttGTAGATGCCAGCAGATCTATGGAAGAAGTCGGGCGTGATGTCTGTCGATTGGTTCAGGAAGCATTAGACAATATAACACCCGATTCCGCATTGAAGCAACTGTGGATTTAA
- the LOC124328130 gene encoding putative ankyrin repeat protein RF_0381 isoform X1 — protein MPTQSAPVTHQVQLFKLMAEPLSSMDEINDVLRQGVDINCVNGEGLTPLLQLTKRGHSRKDFMDAIRLLLNQEGIDVNCKDQEGWNALFYLCRLYHQKNLVDIVRLLIQHGIDVTWKNQLRQNALLILCLYYPQENLIDIVRLLIDNGIDIHWQDKDEWNALMFLCTNYYGDNLIDLVQLLIGNGIDVNCRTQVGWNALHCLCKNYKNNNLIGIVRLFIEAGIDINCVNHGGWNALQILCGNYAEENLINAVQLFIDNGIDVNCRNNDGWNALYCLCKNYKNVNLIDIARILIRNEIVVNCRTQDGWNALHILCGSYAGKNLINVVQLFIDNRIDVNCRTKDGWNALHSLCKRYKNINLIDVVRLLIKAGIDINCVNHDGWNALQILCGNYAEENLIDVVQLFIDNRIDVNCRTKDGWNALHGLCKNYKNFNIIDLIRLLIGAGIDINCRNQRGWNALHIFCANYVDENLTEVVQFFIDNGIKINGKIYGHSGWNALHILCRHNSSIKLIDTL, from the exons ATGCCTACTCAAAGTGCACCAGTCACACATcag GTTCAACTGTTCAAGTTAATGGCGGAGCCACTTTCAAGTATGGATGAAATCAACGACGTGTTACGCCAAGGTGTCGATATCAATTGCGTAAATGGAGAAGGGTTGACGCCACTTCTCCAACTGACAAAGAGAGGCCACTCAAGGAAAGATTTTATGGATGCGATCCGACTCTTGTTGAATCAAGAAGGAATAGACGTGAATTGCAAGGATCAAGAAGGGTGGAATGCCCTGTTTTATTTGTGTCGGCTCTATCACCAGAAGAACCTCGTCGACATAGTCAGGTTATTAATACAACACGGAATCGACGTTACCTGGAAAAACCAATTACGCCAAAATGCCTTATTGATACTGTGCCTCTATTACCCACAAGAGAACTTGATAGATATCGTCCGTCTTTTAATTGACAACGGCATTGATATTCACTGGCAGGACAAGGACGAATGGAATGCCCTAATGTTTTTATGCACCAATTATTACGGTgataatttgattgatttagttcaactCCTTATTGGAAACGGAATCGATGTtaactgcagaacacaagtCGGATGGAATGCCCTACATTGCTTGTGTAAAAATTACAAGAATAATAACTTAATTGGTATTGTTCGACTTTTCATTGAGGCCGGAATCGATATCAACTGCGTCAACCACGGCGGATGGAACGCCCTCCAAATTCTATGTGGAAATTACGCAGAAGAAAATCTGATTAACGCCGTTCAACTTTTTATCGATAATGGgatcgacgtcaattgcagAAACAATGACGGCTGGAATGCTCTATATTGCTTATGTAAAAACTACAAGAATGTTAACTTAATTGATATTGCTCGAATTTTGATTAGAAACGAAATCGTTGTTAACTGCAGAACCCAAGACGGATGGAACGCCCTCCATATTTTATGTGGAAGTTACGCGGGAAAAAATCTGATTAACGTAGTTCAACTTTTTATCGACAATAGgatcgacgtcaattgcagAACAAAAGACGGGTGGAATGCTTTACATAGCTTGTGTAAAAGATATAAGAATATTAACTTAATCGATGTTGTCAGACTTTTGATTAAGGCCGGAATTGATATCAACTGCGTCAATCACGACGGATGGAACGCCCTCCAAATTCTATGTGGAAATTACGCAGAAGAAAATCTGATTGACGTAGTTCAGCTTTTCATCGACAATAGgatcgacgtcaattgcagAACCAAAgacggatggaatgctctcCATGGCTTGTGTAAAAATTACAAGAATTTCAACATCATTGATTTAATTCGGCTTCTAATTGGGGCTGGAATTGATATCAACTGCAGAAACCAACGCGGATGGAACGCCCTCCATATTTTTTGCGCAAATTACGTGGATGAAAATCTGACTGAAGTAGTTCAGTTTTTTATCGACAACGGAATCAAAATCAACGGAAAAATCTACGGACATAGCGGCTGGAATGCTCTTCATATTCTGTGTAGGCACAATTCAAGCATCAAACTGATCGACACACTGTGA
- the LOC124328130 gene encoding putative ankyrin repeat protein RF_0381 isoform X4, with amino-acid sequence MPTQSAPVTHQVQLFTLMKEPLSSMDEINDVLRQGVDINCVNEEGLTPLLQLIKRSHSRKDLMDVIQILLNQEGIDVNCKDQEGWNALFYLCRLYHQNNLVDIVRLLIHHGIDVTWKNQLRQNALLILCLHYKQENLIDVVRLLIDNGIDIHWQDKDEWNALMFLCTNYFGENLIDLVQLLIGNGIDVNCRTQFGWSALHGLCKNYKNNNLIDIVWLLIEAGIDINCSNNGGWNALHILCGNYEEENLIGVVQLFIDNGIDVNCRTEDGWNALHSLCKTCKNLNFINVVRILIEAGIDINCVNHDGWNALQILCGNYAEENLINVVQLLIDNKIDVKCTTKDGWNALHGLCKNYKNINIIGIIRLLIEAGIDINCRNQRGWNALHILCANYVEENLTDVVQFLIDNGIEINGKIYGHSGWNALHILCRYNSSIKLIDTLRLLIRAGIDMNCQSKASNSPQLLIRQNYKQENMEEIIALLNKRS; translated from the exons ATGCCTACTCAAAGTGCACCAGTCACACATcag GTTCAACTGTTCACATTAATGAAGGAGCCACTTTCAAGCATGGATGAAATCAACGACGTGTTACGCCAAGGTGTCGATATCAATTGCGTAAATGAAGAAGGGTTGACGCCACTTCTCCAACTGATAAAGAGAAGCCATTCCAGGAAAGATTTGATGGATGTTATTCAAATCTTGTTGAATCAAGAAGGAATAGACGTGAATTGTAAGGATCAAGAAGGATGGAATGCCCTGTTTTATTTGTGTCGGCTCTATCACCAGAACAACCTGGTCGACATCGTCAGATTGTTGATACATCACGGAATCGACGTTACCTGGAAAAATCAATTACGCCAAAATGCCTTATTGATACTGTGCCTGCattacaaacaagaaaacttgATAGATGTTGTTCGTCTTTTAATTGACAACGGCATTGATATTCACTGGCAGGACAAGGACGAATGGAATGCCCTAATGTTTTTATGCACCAATTATTTCGgtgaaaatttgattgatttagttcaactCCTTATTGGAAACGGAATCGATGTTAACTGCAGAACCCAATTCGGGTGGAGTGCTCTCCATGGCTTgtgtaaaaattacaaaaataataacttaatTGATATTGTTTGGCTCCTGATTGAGGCCGGCATTGATATCAACTGCTCCAACAACGGTGGATGGAACGCCCTCCATATTTTGTGTGGGAattatgaagaagaaaatctgattGGCGTGGTTCAGCTATTCATCGACAATGGGATCGACGTCAACTGTAGAACCGAAGACGGGTGGAATGCCCTACATAGCTTGTGTAAAACATGTAAGAATCTTAACTTTATTAACGTTGTTCGAATTTTGATTGAGGCTGGAATTGATATCAACTGCGTCAATCACGACGGATGGAACGCCCTCCAAATTCTATGTGGAAATTACGCAGAAGAAAATCTGATTAACGTAGTTCAGCTTTTGATAGACAATAAGATCGACGTCAAATGCACAACCAAAgacggatggaatgctctcCATGGCTTGTGCAAAAATTACAAGAATATTAACATCATTGGCATAATTCGGCTTCTGATTGAGGCTGGAATTGATATCAACTGCAGAAACCAACGCGGATGGAACGCCCTCCATATTTTGTGCGCAAATTACGTGGAAGAAAATCTGACTGACGTAGTTCAGTTTTTAATTGACAACGGAATTGAAATCAACGGCAAAATCTACGGACATAGCGGCTGGAATGCTCTTCATATTTTGTGTAGGTACAATTCAAGCATCAAACTTATCGACACACTGCGACTGTTGATTCGAGCTGGGATTGACATGAATTGCCAGTCAAAAGCATCTAATAGTCCTCAATTACTTATTCgacaaaattacaaacaagaaaacatggAAGAAATTATTGCGCTTCTTAACAAAAGGAGTTAA